The Allorhodopirellula heiligendammensis genome includes a window with the following:
- a CDS encoding NAD-dependent epimerase/dehydratase family protein, whose product MRVFVTGGSGLLGNTILRQLETTDHETAYLVRGEAEPDVFSGLNSRSFQGDLSNRECLQEAAQWADVIIHSAGLIHVGWTRLEESMQVNRDGTRNVVDACLQHHCQLLHIGTVNTQAIGSRDATADETTPLDNQGGQIPCSYVQSKRAGNAEVERGIERGLRGLLLHPGFMLGPWDWKPSSGRMMLEVGQMWRPIAPRGGCSVCDARDVANAVIAAIDADVPNGRSYILAGYNKTYYQLWTEMGRRFGKPRPIMPAGPLQRITASSYGDLRARWTGQETEVNSASVELTSQFHWYDSTRARTELGYQNRPLRETLDDAAAWIRERHF is encoded by the coding sequence ATGCGAGTTTTTGTAACAGGTGGCTCGGGGCTACTGGGCAATACCATTCTGCGACAATTGGAAACGACCGATCATGAAACCGCATACTTGGTGCGTGGTGAAGCCGAGCCGGATGTTTTTTCCGGACTGAACTCGCGGTCTTTCCAGGGCGATTTGAGCAATCGCGAATGTCTTCAGGAAGCTGCCCAATGGGCGGACGTCATCATCCATTCAGCCGGTCTCATCCACGTCGGCTGGACGCGTTTGGAAGAGTCCATGCAAGTCAATCGCGATGGCACGCGGAATGTTGTCGACGCTTGCTTGCAACATCATTGCCAGTTGCTGCACATTGGCACCGTCAACACGCAAGCCATCGGCAGTCGCGACGCGACCGCAGATGAAACGACACCCTTGGACAACCAGGGTGGTCAGATACCATGCAGCTACGTCCAGAGTAAACGCGCTGGCAATGCGGAAGTCGAGCGTGGGATTGAGCGGGGTTTGCGAGGGCTGCTCTTGCACCCCGGCTTCATGCTCGGACCGTGGGACTGGAAACCCAGCAGCGGCCGCATGATGCTGGAGGTGGGACAGATGTGGCGGCCAATTGCCCCTCGAGGTGGCTGTAGCGTGTGCGATGCCCGCGACGTCGCCAACGCAGTCATTGCAGCCATCGATGCCGACGTGCCCAATGGTCGATCGTATATCCTCGCCGGATACAACAAAACCTATTACCAATTGTGGACCGAAATGGGTAGACGGTTCGGCAAACCGCGGCCGATCATGCCGGCAGGTCCGTTGCAACGAATCACCGCCTCCTCCTACGGTGATCTGCGAGCAAGATGGACGGGCCAGGAAACGGAGGTCAACAGTGCGTCAGTCGAGCTGACAAGCCAATTCCATTGGTACGATTCCACGCGTGCAAGAACGGAGCTCGGCTATCAAAACCGTCCCCTACGCGAGACCCTCGACGATGCTGCTGCGTGGATTCGCGAACGACATTTTTGA
- a CDS encoding CNNM domain-containing protein — translation MIAAIMIFAVGLALSAFFSGTETGLYRVSRTRLVLDGLSGSWAGRGLVWLLNHPAIFVATTLVGNNLANYMTSFAIVMFVGEAMGGGAGLELCLTVMMTPLVFVCGELLPKSLFFQAPYRLLMATRWILLTATVLFSPVASLLALLGNALQAMTGETPFRVNLTMARGDLNRVLRDGHEAGILTTSQRSLAQNIFEIGNQAAVQFGVRPDRLAVVNTPVDLATARHQARRSNHPIILVRRRGRIVGFYRFADLIGQEEVPEPMPVVRGSLSDRHLGVLLRLYDANSDVAVLYDATGNLAGVVTRRQLVQPLM, via the coding sequence ATGATTGCCGCCATCATGATCTTTGCGGTCGGACTGGCGCTGAGCGCTTTTTTTAGTGGCACCGAAACAGGCCTGTACCGCGTTTCGCGAACCCGCTTGGTCTTAGATGGCCTCAGCGGTTCATGGGCAGGACGTGGCTTGGTGTGGTTACTTAACCACCCTGCCATCTTCGTTGCGACAACCCTCGTGGGGAACAATCTCGCCAACTACATGACGAGCTTCGCGATCGTGATGTTTGTTGGTGAAGCCATGGGCGGCGGGGCGGGGCTAGAACTATGCCTCACGGTGATGATGACACCGCTCGTTTTCGTATGCGGAGAGCTGCTACCTAAAAGTTTGTTCTTCCAGGCCCCTTATCGGCTGCTGATGGCGACCCGTTGGATCTTACTGACCGCCACGGTTCTCTTCTCCCCCGTTGCGAGCCTCTTGGCTCTGCTCGGTAATGCCCTGCAAGCGATGACCGGCGAGACGCCCTTTCGTGTGAATTTGACGATGGCCCGCGGCGACCTCAATCGCGTGCTGCGAGACGGACACGAAGCCGGAATTCTCACGACGAGCCAGCGCTCGCTCGCGCAGAACATATTCGAAATCGGCAACCAAGCCGCTGTTCAATTTGGCGTCCGCCCCGACCGCTTGGCCGTTGTTAACACACCTGTCGACTTGGCGACCGCCCGCCATCAAGCTCGACGTAGCAACCATCCGATCATTTTGGTACGACGTCGTGGACGCATTGTAGGTTTTTATCGCTTTGCTGATTTAATTGGCCAGGAAGAGGTGCCTGAGCCGATGCCAGTGGTACGTGGTTCGCTCAGTGACCGTCACTTGGGCGTGCTGCTGCGGCTCTACGATGCTAATAGCGACGTGGCGGTGCTGTATGACGCAACTGGCAATCTAGCGGGAGTCGTCACTCGCCGGCAACTTGTTCAACCATTGATGTAA
- a CDS encoding CNNM domain-containing protein, producing the protein MSELAAQWPYLSAMLVLIIASGLFSGSEAALFSIRDRDRRRLMRGGGAGRVVANLLDEPDRLLATILFWNLLINMIYFALVAIVAKDTSQPSLFTFAALVSIIFCSEMLPKSVGVMTPLRISLAVGVPISIAVTIVSPILPIVRWANDAVSRLLWPSFQPEPAIDLADIERAIDLGTDDAVLIRRERAALQSLVAMAEMRADEMMRPRSRLRVLTPPLDPTSLHGGSPPGGYIMVADPRDPTGETWIGTIAVRMLRPQQCIDLASAIDPIVFTPWSSRVSHVYDSLRQQDLSVAVVVNEFGEIIGALSIDDILRGVLASKGQRDAAEDQIQRVGGDHYRMPGMTSLRALARMLSMDVPEERAATVSGYVQRHNERVPRVGDVALLPPYELVVTDEDDDDIWIEAWLGPEGTGESS; encoded by the coding sequence TTGAGCGAGTTGGCGGCACAGTGGCCCTATCTCTCGGCGATGTTGGTGTTGATTATCGCCAGCGGTCTGTTCAGCGGCAGCGAAGCGGCTTTGTTTTCGATACGAGACCGTGACCGACGACGGCTGATGCGCGGCGGTGGGGCGGGCCGGGTGGTCGCGAACCTACTCGATGAGCCCGATCGATTGCTGGCGACGATTCTGTTCTGGAATCTGCTGATCAATATGATTTATTTTGCCCTGGTGGCAATCGTGGCAAAGGACACCAGCCAGCCGAGTCTGTTTACGTTTGCGGCCCTGGTGAGCATTATCTTCTGTAGTGAGATGTTGCCCAAAAGTGTGGGGGTGATGACTCCGCTGCGAATCAGTTTGGCGGTGGGTGTCCCCATCTCGATTGCGGTCACGATCGTCAGTCCTATTCTGCCAATCGTACGCTGGGCGAACGATGCGGTATCGCGATTGTTGTGGCCGTCGTTCCAGCCTGAACCAGCAATCGACTTAGCGGATATTGAGCGTGCCATTGACCTGGGGACCGATGACGCTGTGTTGATCCGTCGTGAGCGTGCCGCCCTGCAGTCACTCGTGGCGATGGCGGAGATGCGTGCTGATGAGATGATGCGTCCGCGTAGCCGATTGCGTGTGCTCACACCACCACTCGACCCAACGTCGCTCCACGGCGGCTCGCCGCCCGGTGGCTACATCATGGTGGCCGATCCACGCGACCCGACAGGTGAAACATGGATTGGCACCATTGCCGTACGGATGTTGCGTCCCCAACAGTGCATCGACCTCGCTTCGGCGATCGACCCCATCGTGTTTACACCCTGGTCCTCACGCGTGTCGCACGTCTATGACTCACTGCGGCAGCAGGACCTCAGTGTGGCTGTGGTGGTCAACGAGTTTGGCGAGATCATCGGTGCACTATCGATCGACGACATCCTCCGCGGCGTGTTGGCCAGCAAAGGACAGCGTGATGCGGCCGAAGATCAGATCCAGCGTGTCGGTGGCGACCACTACCGCATGCCGGGCATGACCAGCCTCAGGGCGCTGGCGCGGATGCTGTCAATGGACGTTCCTGAAGAGCGGGCCGCGACGGTATCCGGTTACGTGCAGCGGCATAACGAACGGGTGCCGCGGGTCGGTGACGTCGCTCTCCTGCCACCGTATGAGCTGGTCGTCACGGATGAAGATGACGACGACATTTGGATCGAAGCCTGGCTGGGCCCGGAAGGCACCGGTGAGTCATCATGA
- a CDS encoding ABC transporter permease has protein sequence MIPGSTPKSIGRAEWEAGSEAYATARSVITIGGMLGPVFNREASVAPKRSSTYLTRGIYLLTLFLLLCTGYLVLDGSRSLGANSDAAKFGGWMFRLLAPLQLVILSALAAVGAASNVAQEKDRRTLLLLLMTRLSGFEIVAGKTASALLMPLSLLVVSLPLFLTLPLLGGVAPSQVFAVFLVIAVSVVISAVVGTVVAFWREKTFQSIALTFLVLLLLVAAGEIIASLGPDAVGWATAISPPRALVAATNSMSGLATLARSAEGGFVALGSLFSLAVLVIGIAKVRVWNPSREVRLKAPEPETSEEFQRDAASPEGPASWKVRQPRPVWDNPILWREVRTWAYGRKILLIRGVFVFIFALIAAAVWYQIQSGAAMEPSGRIGRAFPAVTIPVAILGLISLVLVNALAVTSITGERDGLALDLLLVTDLRPREFIFGKLLGVMYAAKELILLPLALIVYLGLAGVMTLESMQYALVAAIGLYVFVTTLGIHSGLNYVSGRTATLASLGTVFFLCVGIAICMTIMVSFRGAFQLQLAPFLVMILGGGAALFAALGWRNPSSAIFTAAFALPLITFYAITQFLLQTDHLYVAAALIFGYGFTTAAMLIPALSEFDVPLEVEPGDSHAESTA, from the coding sequence ATGATTCCCGGATCAACTCCCAAAAGTATTGGGCGGGCCGAATGGGAAGCCGGATCAGAAGCCTATGCCACTGCCCGCTCAGTGATTACCATTGGGGGCATGCTAGGCCCCGTATTTAACCGTGAAGCCTCCGTGGCTCCGAAGCGTTCGTCAACCTATTTGACGCGCGGCATTTATTTGCTGACGCTGTTTTTGTTGCTGTGTACCGGCTACTTGGTGCTCGATGGTTCGCGGTCACTGGGGGCAAACTCGGACGCGGCCAAATTCGGCGGCTGGATGTTTCGCTTGCTCGCTCCACTGCAGCTTGTCATTCTGTCCGCGCTGGCGGCGGTGGGTGCGGCCAGCAACGTCGCCCAAGAGAAGGACCGTCGCACCCTGCTGCTGCTATTGATGACGCGTTTGTCTGGCTTTGAGATTGTCGCTGGCAAGACGGCATCGGCGTTGTTGATGCCACTGAGCCTGTTGGTCGTATCGCTGCCATTGTTTTTGACACTACCACTGTTAGGCGGTGTTGCCCCCTCGCAGGTATTCGCGGTGTTTTTAGTGATCGCGGTGAGCGTGGTGATTTCCGCAGTGGTGGGCACGGTGGTGGCATTTTGGCGTGAAAAAACGTTTCAATCGATCGCGCTGACGTTTTTGGTCTTGTTGTTGTTGGTTGCCGCAGGTGAAATCATCGCCAGTCTCGGCCCGGATGCAGTTGGCTGGGCGACCGCGATCAGCCCACCTCGTGCGCTTGTCGCTGCGACGAACTCAATGTCCGGCTTGGCGACGTTGGCACGCTCCGCCGAGGGTGGGTTCGTGGCGTTGGGAAGCCTGTTTTCGCTCGCAGTTTTGGTGATCGGCATCGCTAAAGTTCGCGTATGGAATCCTTCACGCGAGGTACGGTTGAAGGCCCCCGAACCTGAAACCAGCGAGGAGTTTCAACGCGATGCTGCTTCGCCAGAGGGCCCAGCATCATGGAAAGTCCGGCAGCCACGACCAGTATGGGACAATCCCATTTTGTGGCGTGAGGTTCGGACCTGGGCATACGGCCGTAAGATTCTGTTAATCCGTGGCGTGTTCGTGTTTATCTTTGCATTGATCGCCGCAGCAGTTTGGTATCAGATCCAAAGCGGTGCGGCCATGGAACCCTCCGGCCGGATCGGACGCGCGTTCCCGGCTGTCACGATTCCGGTCGCAATTCTCGGTCTGATCAGTTTAGTGCTGGTCAACGCGTTGGCGGTGACATCGATCACGGGGGAACGAGATGGGTTGGCGTTGGATCTTCTGTTGGTCACCGATCTCAGGCCGCGCGAGTTCATCTTTGGAAAATTGCTGGGGGTGATGTACGCGGCCAAGGAACTGATCCTGCTGCCGCTCGCTCTGATCGTTTATCTCGGCCTCGCCGGCGTGATGACGCTTGAGAGCATGCAGTATGCGCTCGTCGCGGCGATCGGGTTGTACGTGTTCGTGACTACCCTGGGGATTCACTCGGGATTGAACTATGTTTCTGGGCGGACGGCGACCCTCGCGAGTCTCGGGACCGTGTTCTTCCTCTGTGTCGGGATTGCGATCTGCATGACGATCATGGTGAGCTTCCGGGGAGCGTTTCAACTGCAACTCGCTCCCTTCTTAGTCATGATTCTCGGTGGGGGGGCGGCTTTGTTCGCTGCTCTGGGTTGGCGAAATCCATCCTCGGCGATCTTCACTGCCGCCTTTGCATTGCCGTTGATCACGTTTTACGCGATTACCCAATTCCTGCTCCAGACCGATCATTTGTATGTCGCAGCAGCACTGATTTTTGGGTACGGATTTACCACTGCGGCGATGCTGATCCCGGCGCTGAGTGAGTTTGATGTGCCGCTGGAAGTCGAGCCGGGCGACTCACATGCGGAGTCAACTGCTTGA
- a CDS encoding DUF885 family protein: MLALAVFITILSVVARIQPSHAADAAQEPASVRTTNLRIVPHWTDADHFWFRRDNASGETETVSVDATTGEMTVESEGGGQSGKSASALSGGEVPRSGPSDDVTEVEFVNETDQPVQLLWVDGSGRRQAYNKVAPGESVRQHTYVGHVWVATGDDDTFYGSVTAGPVPHKVSIQTVFPREQQQRRRRRSEDSQNDAKGQVRIRDGQLEQRAADDQSWQALQSINDVMEGEQSLFRPQVSPDGKVITVWKQTPGDHFEVFTLESSPRQGGRAELHRRPYELPGDRMDSYELIVVDSKTGTRIPTDFPVIDFGRPLVRWRGDHEMLIEKIDRGHQRFRLFVVDPVAGTIRTPIDEATNTFIWTGHGPPVRPVSYLTNSDEVIYASEESGYRHLYLVDLSGEQPTTPITSGNFLVREILEIDESKGEVWMTVGEYYDDQDPYHHHLAKVALDGSGFQVLTDGNGDHDIQFSPDRSYAIDTYSRVDLPPVHELRNCQSGELIAKLAIAARSVPAGKQAPLPTVFSAKGRDGETDIWGLICFPDDYDPKSDRVYPVIENIYAGPHDSHVPKKYRNSAWYHDLTSLGFIVVRIDGMGTANRSKAFHDVCWHNLKDAGFPDRIAWMKAAAKAYPAMDIDRVGIYGTSAGGQNACGALLFHGEFYDAAVAACGCHDNRMDKASWNEQWMGYPVGEHYAASSNIENAASLQGDLFLIVGELDENVPPESTFRLVDALIDADKRFDYLMIPGMGHSDGGEYGRQLTREFFVNKLQPKAEPDKAEPDKAESATGDTHAKAEERDDIITADQLNAIPTESSWRLAAERYTADYGSLTRRLPLSIAPERQLQLARLLDAWETKLATAKCYGETEQSDRGELAQRISRDREQWRSSVDDAKRIAAEYPFVAPLVELCDWQRRGEPQDWPAVAQTLEDIAREMEATANANGLPLEELASQFESWRTFYAEYDPQFDWWVGETAKRLSDRLQSWPRKDTNPTGEPETEAIPTGRPGPDEIIAENIVVAPMLDENYPDLTAYQDAATRHLPGVMKRYRSEMRRLDRDGRQRRKKDQVPASTDDDKERVLGQWKAALEQFCPDGKPFESWPRGDQVDYHLLMAEIEYQRQKIQFERKSEPIISRAADDSGISGRIATRERLMFELRREFIADTPEKLIELAQSQYEECRREMVKTAGEMGFGEDWQAAVEKIKTLHVAPGDQPALIRQTADASVQWIRDHDLLSIDRLAQTSWRMEMMSPQRQLVNPFFTGGEVISVSFPTSSMTADQKRQSLRANNKPFVRTTVHHELIPGHHFQFFQANRYETQRDGFGTPFWLEGWALYWEFLLEENGFARTPEERMGFLVWRAHRYARILFSLRFHLGKMSPDQCVDFLVDNVGFGRLSAEAEVRRSVGPSYPPLYQAAYMLGAMQLRQLAGRWISEERGSLKEFHDAVMQQGSVPIALLESLLWSDPERDGPLRRDESPQWNFTNH, translated from the coding sequence ATGTTGGCACTCGCCGTATTCATCACGATCCTCTCGGTGGTTGCACGGATCCAGCCCAGTCACGCTGCCGATGCTGCTCAAGAACCGGCAAGTGTGCGAACAACCAACCTGCGAATCGTGCCGCACTGGACCGACGCCGATCATTTCTGGTTTCGTCGCGACAACGCCAGTGGCGAGACCGAAACGGTGTCCGTCGATGCGACCACAGGTGAAATGACGGTGGAGAGCGAGGGCGGTGGACAATCGGGCAAATCAGCATCGGCATTGAGTGGCGGCGAAGTGCCCCGCTCAGGACCTTCTGACGACGTCACGGAAGTCGAGTTCGTCAATGAGACCGACCAGCCGGTCCAGTTGCTTTGGGTTGACGGTAGTGGACGACGGCAGGCGTATAATAAAGTCGCCCCCGGTGAATCGGTTCGGCAGCATACCTACGTTGGCCATGTCTGGGTCGCGACCGGCGACGATGACACCTTCTACGGTAGTGTGACCGCCGGACCCGTCCCGCACAAAGTAAGCATCCAAACGGTATTTCCCCGCGAGCAACAGCAACGCCGCCGTCGGCGCTCCGAGGATTCGCAGAACGATGCCAAGGGGCAGGTCCGGATCCGCGATGGACAACTCGAGCAACGCGCAGCCGACGACCAGTCGTGGCAAGCACTGCAATCGATCAACGACGTCATGGAGGGAGAACAATCACTCTTCCGCCCACAGGTTTCTCCCGACGGAAAAGTCATTACCGTTTGGAAACAGACGCCGGGCGATCATTTTGAAGTGTTTACGCTCGAATCGTCGCCCCGTCAGGGCGGCCGCGCCGAACTGCATCGCCGCCCCTACGAGCTGCCCGGAGACCGCATGGACAGCTATGAGCTGATTGTGGTCGATTCCAAAACCGGAACCCGGATACCCACCGACTTTCCGGTTATTGATTTCGGCCGCCCGCTCGTTCGGTGGCGCGGCGATCACGAGATGTTGATTGAAAAGATCGATCGCGGACATCAACGATTTCGACTGTTCGTGGTTGACCCCGTGGCTGGAACCATTCGGACTCCCATTGATGAGGCGACCAACACGTTTATCTGGACGGGGCACGGTCCGCCGGTTCGCCCGGTGAGCTATCTGACGAATAGCGATGAGGTGATTTATGCCAGTGAAGAGAGTGGTTACCGGCATCTGTACTTAGTCGACTTGAGCGGCGAACAGCCGACCACTCCAATCACGAGTGGCAATTTTCTTGTTCGCGAGATTCTCGAAATTGATGAATCCAAAGGCGAGGTATGGATGACGGTGGGTGAATACTACGACGACCAAGATCCGTACCACCATCACTTGGCAAAGGTGGCGCTCGACGGCAGTGGGTTCCAGGTCCTCACTGATGGCAACGGCGATCATGACATTCAATTCTCGCCAGATCGTAGTTATGCGATCGACACATACAGTCGTGTCGATTTACCGCCCGTCCACGAACTACGCAATTGTCAATCTGGCGAGTTGATCGCCAAACTCGCCATTGCTGCGCGGTCGGTGCCCGCGGGCAAACAAGCACCGCTGCCGACGGTGTTTTCGGCCAAGGGGCGCGATGGTGAGACAGACATCTGGGGGCTTATCTGTTTTCCGGATGACTACGATCCGAAGTCTGATCGAGTCTATCCGGTGATCGAAAACATTTATGCCGGACCTCATGATTCCCATGTCCCCAAAAAATATCGAAATTCGGCTTGGTACCACGACCTGACATCGCTCGGATTCATCGTCGTCCGGATTGATGGGATGGGAACGGCGAACCGGTCCAAAGCATTTCATGATGTTTGTTGGCACAATTTAAAAGATGCCGGTTTTCCCGACAGAATTGCTTGGATGAAGGCCGCCGCGAAAGCGTATCCGGCGATGGACATTGACCGCGTCGGCATTTATGGCACTTCGGCGGGAGGTCAAAACGCGTGCGGAGCGTTGCTGTTCCATGGCGAATTTTATGATGCGGCAGTGGCCGCGTGTGGATGTCACGATAACCGCATGGACAAAGCCTCGTGGAACGAACAATGGATGGGTTACCCCGTCGGTGAGCATTATGCAGCGTCGAGTAACATCGAGAATGCAGCGAGCTTGCAGGGAGATCTGTTTTTGATCGTCGGCGAACTCGACGAGAACGTCCCGCCCGAATCCACGTTTCGTTTGGTCGATGCGTTGATCGACGCAGACAAACGCTTTGACTATTTAATGATTCCGGGGATGGGACACAGCGACGGCGGCGAGTACGGCCGCCAGTTAACTCGCGAGTTTTTCGTCAACAAGTTGCAGCCCAAAGCCGAGCCGGACAAAGCCGAGCCGGACAAAGCCGAGTCAGCAACGGGTGACACTCACGCCAAAGCAGAGGAACGCGACGACATCATCACTGCCGATCAATTGAACGCGATCCCCACGGAGTCCTCGTGGCGATTGGCGGCAGAGCGATACACTGCTGACTACGGCAGCTTGACGCGTCGCTTGCCTTTGTCGATTGCTCCCGAACGTCAGCTTCAGCTTGCACGTCTTCTGGACGCTTGGGAAACGAAGTTGGCCACGGCAAAGTGCTATGGCGAGACGGAGCAATCCGACCGCGGGGAACTTGCCCAGCGAATTTCGCGTGATCGTGAGCAATGGAGGTCTTCCGTTGACGACGCCAAGCGGATTGCGGCAGAGTATCCGTTCGTAGCGCCGCTCGTTGAGCTGTGCGATTGGCAGCGGCGCGGCGAGCCGCAAGATTGGCCTGCCGTCGCACAGACGCTCGAAGACATTGCGAGGGAAATGGAGGCGACTGCGAACGCGAATGGCTTGCCGCTCGAAGAGCTCGCCTCTCAGTTTGAGTCCTGGCGCACTTTCTACGCTGAATACGATCCGCAGTTTGATTGGTGGGTCGGGGAAACGGCCAAGCGGCTGTCGGATCGATTGCAATCTTGGCCGCGAAAGGACACCAACCCGACGGGCGAGCCCGAAACCGAAGCCATTCCAACGGGCCGGCCAGGACCTGACGAAATCATCGCCGAGAACATCGTCGTAGCACCCATGTTGGACGAGAATTATCCAGATTTAACAGCCTATCAGGATGCCGCGACCCGTCATCTGCCGGGGGTTATGAAACGCTACCGTAGCGAAATGCGCAGGCTCGACCGTGACGGCAGGCAACGTCGAAAAAAGGACCAGGTCCCGGCTTCCACCGACGACGACAAGGAACGGGTATTGGGCCAGTGGAAGGCTGCGCTCGAACAGTTTTGCCCAGACGGAAAACCATTCGAATCATGGCCACGTGGCGATCAAGTCGACTATCACTTGTTGATGGCTGAGATTGAATACCAGCGGCAGAAAATCCAATTTGAGCGTAAGTCGGAACCGATCATTTCTCGTGCGGCGGACGACAGTGGCATTTCCGGTCGGATCGCCACACGGGAGCGATTGATGTTCGAGTTGCGTCGCGAATTCATCGCAGATACACCGGAGAAACTGATCGAACTGGCGCAAAGCCAATACGAAGAATGTCGGCGAGAAATGGTCAAGACTGCTGGTGAGATGGGGTTTGGAGAGGATTGGCAGGCCGCGGTAGAGAAGATCAAGACGCTGCACGTCGCGCCAGGAGATCAACCGGCATTGATCCGCCAGACCGCTGATGCGTCGGTGCAGTGGATCCGCGACCATGATCTATTGTCCATTGACCGGCTGGCACAAACTTCCTGGCGGATGGAGATGATGAGCCCACAGCGGCAACTCGTGAACCCGTTTTTTACAGGTGGTGAAGTGATCAGCGTTTCTTTTCCCACGTCGAGTATGACGGCGGATCAGAAGCGGCAGAGTTTACGTGCCAATAACAAGCCATTTGTGCGAACGACGGTGCATCACGAACTGATCCCCGGCCATCACTTTCAGTTTTTTCAAGCGAATCGCTACGAAACTCAACGAGATGGCTTTGGCACCCCGTTTTGGCTGGAGGGTTGGGCGTTGTATTGGGAGTTCTTGCTGGAGGAGAACGGGTTTGCACGAACGCCCGAAGAGCGGATGGGATTCCTGGTCTGGCGAGCGCATCGGTATGCCCGGATTTTGTTCTCGCTGCGGTTTCATTTAGGGAAAATGTCACCGGATCAATGTGTTGATTTCTTAGTGGACAATGTTGGATTCGGTCGGCTCAGCGCTGAAGCGGAAGTCCGCCGCAGTGTCGGGCCCAGCTACCCGCCCTTGTACCAAGCCGCGTATATGCTCGGCGCGATGCAGCTGCGGCAACTTGCCGGTCGCTGGATCAGTGAAGAACGAGGATCGCTGAAGGAGTTTCATGATGCGGTCATGCAGCAGGGGAGTGTTCCCATCGCTCTCCTTGAGTCATTATTGTGGAGCGATCCGGAGCGTGACGGGCCGCTGCGTCGAGACGAATCCCCGCAGTGGAACTTCACGAATCACTGA
- a CDS encoding S1C family serine protease — MFKSMGGGACGWLVVGVMLAFTTRAEADVDVRQSVVRIEVTQVKPDYFEPWKRSQPSEVSGTGVIIDGNRILTNAHVVSHARKTTIQPANSARKYPAKVIGMSVAMDLAVLSVDDLDFFQGRPALEFDDELPAVKAPVNAYGFPTGGTQVSVTEGIVSRIEFDRYYYTTTGLRIQIDAALNPGNSGGPAVKDGKMVGLVFSRISSGDNIGYLIPIEEVRLFLDDIEDGHYEGKLQFWDETQTVENDALREQLKLSSDQGGVYVNRLGDGPPSGLQVGDVVTAIEGQSIDRQGKIQLRDDLRIPFAYHVQGHADRDTVEVSVLRDGKAIDLQAVFRRDTNRLIPYLGDDAPQYFIVGPLAVMPASSELAQFLAASAKWNRYLLGTRSPLLARLFDQRQFDDEELVVSAAAFLPHSITQGYADPKFGVIDKFNGQHPRNVAHFIELVRDNRDEFCVVEFAGNNTETFVFHRQSLLDATDEVLDDNGIRRRASPDLLDVWEAE; from the coding sequence ATGTTTAAGTCGATGGGTGGTGGAGCGTGTGGCTGGCTCGTTGTCGGGGTCATGCTGGCGTTCACAACGCGCGCCGAAGCGGATGTTGACGTTCGCCAGAGCGTCGTCAGGATCGAAGTCACCCAGGTCAAGCCGGATTATTTTGAACCGTGGAAACGCTCTCAGCCGAGTGAAGTTTCCGGCACCGGCGTGATTATCGACGGCAATCGCATCCTGACCAACGCGCACGTGGTCAGCCACGCGCGGAAGACCACAATTCAGCCCGCCAATTCGGCGAGAAAGTACCCAGCTAAGGTTATCGGGATGTCCGTGGCCATGGACCTCGCGGTGCTCTCGGTAGATGATCTTGATTTCTTTCAAGGTCGACCCGCACTTGAATTTGACGACGAATTACCCGCTGTCAAAGCGCCGGTCAATGCCTATGGGTTCCCTACCGGCGGAACCCAAGTCAGCGTGACCGAAGGGATCGTGTCACGGATCGAGTTCGATCGCTATTACTACACCACGACCGGGTTGCGAATTCAGATCGATGCCGCATTGAACCCCGGCAATAGCGGTGGACCCGCCGTCAAGGATGGCAAAATGGTCGGCTTGGTATTCAGCCGGATCAGTTCGGGTGACAACATCGGCTACCTGATTCCCATCGAGGAGGTGCGTCTGTTTCTTGATGATATCGAGGATGGTCACTACGAAGGCAAACTGCAGTTTTGGGACGAAACGCAAACGGTCGAGAATGACGCGCTTCGGGAACAACTGAAACTCAGCAGTGATCAGGGAGGCGTTTATGTCAATCGACTTGGCGACGGCCCTCCCTCCGGTCTCCAGGTGGGTGATGTCGTCACGGCAATCGAAGGCCAGTCCATCGATCGGCAGGGCAAAATTCAACTTCGCGACGATCTCCGCATCCCGTTCGCTTATCATGTCCAGGGGCACGCCGATCGAGATACGGTCGAGGTGTCGGTGCTGCGTGATGGAAAGGCGATCGATCTTCAAGCCGTGTTTCGACGCGACACCAATCGGTTGATACCGTACCTCGGTGATGACGCTCCGCAGTATTTCATCGTCGGTCCGCTGGCCGTGATGCCAGCCTCCAGCGAACTCGCTCAGTTCCTGGCGGCATCGGCGAAGTGGAATCGGTACTTGTTGGGGACCCGTAGCCCGCTACTGGCACGGCTCTTTGACCAACGTCAATTTGATGACGAGGAACTCGTCGTTAGCGCCGCCGCTTTCTTACCGCACTCAATCACGCAGGGTTACGCTGATCCAAAATTCGGCGTGATCGACAAATTCAATGGGCAGCATCCACGCAACGTCGCGCATTTCATTGAACTGGTGCGTGACAATCGCGACGAATTCTGCGTAGTCGAGTTTGCTGGCAACAATACGGAGACGTTCGTGTTCCATCGCCAGTCGCTGCTCGATGCCACCGACGAGGTACTCGACGATAACGGCATTCGACGTCGAGCCTCCCCGGATCTACTCGATGTGTGGGAAGCGGAGTGA